Below is a window of Streptomyces sp. ITFR-16 DNA.
TGGCGCCGACCGTCTCCGGCGCCGGCTGGTCCACCATCGCCACGGGCGTCTGGCCCGACAAGCACAACGTGAAGGACAACAACTTCACCAACCCCAACTACGGTCAGTACCCCGACTACGCGACCCGGCTGGAGACGGCGGACCCCGCCGTCTCCACGCTCGTCGTCGGCACCTGGAGCCCCGTCCCGGAGATCATTTTCGGGGCGAAGACCGATCTGCGGATCGCGGGCGGCAACGACGAGGGCACCACCGCCAAGGCCGCGGACTACCTCGCCCACGGCAACCCCGACTCCACGTTCGTCCACCTGGACGAGGTGGACGAGGCCGGCCACAGCTCCGGCTCGGCGAGCGCCGCCTACGCCGCGGCGCTGCACACCGCCGACACCCAGGTGGGCCGGCTGCTGGACGCCGTCGCCGCACGGCCGACGTACGCCTCCGAGGACTGGCTCGTCGTCGTCACCGCCGACCACGGTCACACGCCCACCGGCGGCCACGGCGGCAACACCCCGCTGGAGCGCGGCACCTTCGTGATCGCCCGGGGCAGCGGCATCGCGCCCGGCTCGGTGCGCGACGACGTGAAGATCACCGACATCGCGCCCACCGTCCTGCGCCACGAGGGCGTCGCCACCGACCCGGCGTGGAACCTCGACGGCACCGCGCTCGCCGAGCTGAAGCCGGACGCCTTCGACGCGCTGCGCCCCTCGCTCCGTACCCGCGTCGACGAGACGGGGCTCCCCGCCGACGCCAGGGGCTGGACGACCACCGCACCCAACGGCTGGTCCATCGACAATTCGAGGATGCCGGCCGGCGGGGTCACCGAGTGGCGCGGCTGGTCCTTCGCCACCGATGAGTTCTGGTCCAACACCCAGCTCGGCCAGGCCCGCGAGACAAACGTCCGGGCCCGCAACGTCTTCGCGGTCGCCGACTCCGACGAGTGGGACGACAAGGCGCACGACGCCGGGCAGTTCGACTCCACTCTGGTCAGCCCCGCGTACCAGCTCGACGGATCGGCGTCGGCGACCCTCTCGTACGCGACGGACTACCGCGTCGACGGCCCGCAGACCGGTGATGTGTACGTCTCCTACGACGGCGGCGCCCCGCAGCTCGTCAAGTCGTACCGGGCGAACGCCAACACGGTCGAGCGGCTGCGGCTCACCGTCCCGGCCGGGGCCGGGACGGCCCGGCTGAGCTTCCGTTACACCGGCACGAACAGCGCCTTCTGGACCGTGGACCAGGTGGCGTTCGGCCAGGCGGGCTGACCGGGCGCGGGGGTGCGGCGACGGCCGCCGCAC
It encodes the following:
- a CDS encoding alkaline phosphatase family protein, with the protein product MSLSRSARTVLATATVAAVALPLASTAAHAQGARLGASAAAAPYAGLPSGTKQKKTLVIGVDGAAFDVFARADVPHLDRLRAQGLTARSNLYAEPMAPTVSGAGWSTIATGVWPDKHNVKDNNFTNPNYGQYPDYATRLETADPAVSTLVVGTWSPVPEIIFGAKTDLRIAGGNDEGTTAKAADYLAHGNPDSTFVHLDEVDEAGHSSGSASAAYAAALHTADTQVGRLLDAVAARPTYASEDWLVVVTADHGHTPTGGHGGNTPLERGTFVIARGSGIAPGSVRDDVKITDIAPTVLRHEGVATDPAWNLDGTALAELKPDAFDALRPSLRTRVDETGLPADARGWTTTAPNGWSIDNSRMPAGGVTEWRGWSFATDEFWSNTQLGQARETNVRARNVFAVADSDEWDDKAHDAGQFDSTLVSPAYQLDGSASATLSYATDYRVDGPQTGDVYVSYDGGAPQLVKSYRANANTVERLRLTVPAGAGTARLSFRYTGTNSAFWTVDQVAFGQAG